Genomic window (Procambarus clarkii isolate CNS0578487 chromosome 87, FALCON_Pclarkii_2.0, whole genome shotgun sequence):
CACTAATACAAAAGTGAACATTTTGGGGTCCATCATTCTATTTTTGTAGGATGAAAAAAAGTTGCTGTAGGTACTATAATTTTTGGAGGATAGGTTGATCATTTCTTACCTATTGGTCTTGTGGCTCCTACAGTCCTACTAAGGTCGTCCATGGCTTCCAGTACCTCCAGGAGGCTGCGGTACTCCGTGGTCACCTCCGGGTCCTCAACATTACCTGAAGTGTTGACGGATATTCCATGATGTCGCGCTACAGCGGCCAGAGCTCTGATGATGTCGTCCACGTTCTCTGGCGGCTTGTCTAGCGTGGCATTATTGTCAACATGTGCAAGTTGAGCAGGACTGTCGTGCGTCCTGCTGAGTGCCTCTAGACCTGCCAGCACCTGCATTATGGACGGTGGAGGCACAGCTGAGGTGGGAGGCAGGTCCTGTATGGCAGCTCGGTTAGGAGAATGTTCAGTCTGACTGTTTAGTGCAAAGAGCAGAGCCTCTAGGCCTTCCAGCACCTCCATAATGGCCTCTAAAGGTGCAGCCGAGGTGGGAGGAAGGTCATGTCTCGCGGGTCCAATAGTGGCAGGGTCAACCTGGCGGTCTTCGGGATTGAACACAGCCTCCAGGCCTGCCAATACCTTCATCATGGTCTCTGGAGGTGCAGTAGTGAGGGGAACAAAGTCCTGTTTAGCAGGTGCGCTTGTGGGAGGCTGAAGATGACGGTCTTCTGCACGGAACAAAACCCCGAGACCTGCCAGTACCTTTGCCATATTGTGGCcatcagtggtggtgtgtgactcCTCAGGTTCTGGTGGCTTCTGTACTATGTTGTGTTGTTGCTCGCTATCTACAGCTTCCCTCACACTTGTCTCGGATGTTACCACACGCCGGTCATAGTTAGTATAATTTAAGAGGGCAGATTCAGTGTTGCCTAAGCCGTCGGTAATCCCCTGATGACTGGCCTCGGGAATGTGTGTGTCAAGATCATTACCAAAGGAACGAGAGGCGGGAGCGGcgacggcggcggcggcggcgctgGAGTCGTGGACGACAACATGGCCGCCACCAGCTGGTGCAATCACTTCCTTGATTTGGTTTACTATGTTAGCGAGGCGCAGCTTCGTGCTCACTGTGTGGTACTGAATGTTCTTAATGATTTCCCACTGACCGCCCAGAGCTTCACGAATCTCTGCCAGAAACTGCTGAGCAGTGTGAGGAAGTGTAGCGGCCTCCAGGGCTGGTGTTGTGGCCAggactccacacaccacacacaacacccacacacgctGCATGCTCCCCGTAGCCTCTCCACACACTTAATATACAACAATTTTGACGCAGTCGACCATAGCATCAAAAATCACAGATTTTAAATGCTTCCTGGGTCTATCGAACACCAGGGAATAGAAATCTCCATAGATTAGGGGAATGCCAAGGTTTGAATGTTTCTGGCTAGACAAAATCACTACAAATTTGCCGTTTTTGAAAATCGTGGGAAGGTGGTGGCTAGCGCGAGTAGGGTGATGGTCAGTGTCCCCCGAGCTGTGATAGACTGAGGTGCTTCACTCCAGTATTGTCTTACGCGCTGATAAAACTGGTGACTGGAGAGATTACTTGGAGGTGCCTCCACCGCTCCCTCGCCACACTTCACACCTCTCACAAGTCTCGACCCACAATGTACCAAACTATATTTGTTATATGAAACATATACCTGAACTAAAACATTGTAATTAAAAACAAACCAAATTTATGAAGTACAAATTAATTCAACCAGATGTGAGTCCTAAAGATATTacctagtagtaggcatccatcagtctcaggagactatggagttgcgctctggttgtcggtctggagtggcctcaccagggcgcaaagccagggtaggttgattcgggggagaagttgttacccaagcagcaggtccccctctccacCTAGTGCACGTTTAACTGAGGCGTAACCTACGCAAGCTCTGGACTTAAAAACAACTACAATACATATCCATAAACGTCTTCATAATATTATAAAATTCAGAAGAAGCTCACATTACGGAAAGAGTAAACA
Coding sequences:
- the LOC123747081 gene encoding uncharacterized protein isoform X1, whose product is MQRVWVLCVVCGVLATTPALEAATLPHTAQQFLAEIREALGGQWEIIKNIQYHTVSTKLRLANIVNQIKEVIAPAGGGHVVVHDSSAAAAAVAAPASRSFGNDLDTHIPEASHQGITDGLGNTESALLNYTNYDRRVVTSETSVREAVDSEQQHNIVQKPPEPEESHTTTDGHNMAKVLAGLGVLFRAEDRHLQPPTSAPAKQDFVPLTTAPPETMMKVLAGLEAVFNPEDRQVDPATIGPARHDLPPTSAAPLEAIMEVLEGLEALLFALNSQTEHSPNRAAIQDLPPTSAVPPPSIMQVLAGLEALSRTHDSPAQLAHVDNNATLDKPPENVDDIIRALAAVARHHGISVNTSGNVEDPEVTTEYRSLLEVLEAMDDLSRTVGATRPIEEAARHRPCESPFEEIAYRMCILQETTLKLSWGDARDYCRRRGAELAQDAVVIKTRRFLNDLYGESGTRSRWPIWVGGIERSEGGERVWKWVDGSVVPSFIWSDDQPRPFTLQQAPDGTCMFLDGYKRFYAASLPCHLKRRFVCQRHD